The Deltaproteobacteria bacterium genome window below encodes:
- a CDS encoding SDR family oxidoreductase: MPSHNVALITGASRGIGKQLAVDFARRGYDVACLARSTAASPSKLPGTVDETVELVRQQGRRAFGLGCDLQSEEQLNAAVEQTYAEFGRVDVLINNAAIAIPGPTLPQPLRKWRLAVEININAPLALMKAVCPRMAAGGGGRVINMSSVAAVTPEFGRASYTVTKVALESLTQCLAYELAPTVAVNAVRIDVPIWTEGFVFTLPGMDTSDFEDPVIMTDVCDWLCRQPLDYTGQIVTIAALRAQGSVRPRTRAGDRRADRGA, from the coding sequence ATGCCGTCTCACAACGTGGCCTTGATCACCGGCGCTAGCCGCGGCATCGGTAAGCAGCTGGCAGTCGATTTCGCTCGGCGCGGTTATGATGTCGCCTGCTTGGCCCGCTCGACTGCGGCGAGCCCGAGCAAGCTGCCTGGCACGGTGGACGAAACCGTCGAGCTGGTGCGCCAGCAGGGCCGGCGCGCGTTCGGCCTCGGCTGCGATCTGCAATCGGAGGAGCAACTGAACGCGGCCGTCGAACAAACGTACGCCGAGTTCGGACGTGTCGATGTGCTGATCAACAATGCGGCGATCGCGATCCCCGGTCCCACGCTGCCGCAACCGCTGCGCAAGTGGCGGCTGGCGGTGGAGATCAACATCAATGCCCCGCTGGCACTGATGAAGGCCGTCTGCCCGCGCATGGCCGCCGGCGGTGGCGGGCGCGTGATCAACATGTCCTCCGTGGCCGCCGTCACGCCGGAGTTCGGGCGGGCCAGCTATACGGTGACCAAAGTCGCGCTGGAGTCGCTGACGCAGTGCCTGGCGTACGAACTGGCCCCCACGGTCGCCGTCAACGCCGTGCGCATCGACGTGCCGATTTGGACCGAAGGCTTCGTCTTCACCTTGCCGGGGATGGATACCAGTGACTTCGAGGATCCCGTCATCATGACCGATGTTTGCGACTGGCTGTGCCGGCAGCCGCTCGACTACACTGGCCAGATCGTGACTATCGCTGCACTGCGAGCGCAGGGCAGCGTGCGCCCGCGCACCCGCGCCGGCGATCGCCGGGCGGATCGGGGCGCCTGA
- a CDS encoding DUF59 domain-containing protein: MDYEQVEFHRDCEVIQIPAGLTVTVRKGTQGILTQALGGTYTVQIPMMGGLFRVHDRDADAIGKESSGVATPEPEAAGADAEVSEEQVWEQLREVYDPEIPVNVVDLGLIYDMRVEGRKVAVKMTLTAQGCGMGPAIAMDATRRIQAIPGVTEADVQVVWDPPWSPHMISAEGRAILGME; the protein is encoded by the coding sequence ATGGACTACGAGCAGGTGGAGTTCCACCGCGATTGCGAAGTGATTCAGATTCCCGCCGGCCTGACGGTTACGGTTCGCAAAGGAACCCAGGGCATCCTGACCCAGGCGCTCGGCGGCACTTATACGGTGCAGATTCCGATGATGGGCGGCCTGTTCCGCGTTCACGACCGCGACGCCGACGCGATCGGTAAAGAAAGCAGCGGTGTGGCCACGCCGGAGCCGGAAGCGGCCGGTGCCGATGCCGAGGTCAGCGAGGAGCAGGTCTGGGAACAACTGCGCGAGGTCTATGATCCCGAAATCCCGGTCAATGTCGTGGACCTCGGCCTCATCTATGACATGCGCGTGGAGGGGCGTAAGGTGGCGGTGAAGATGACCTTGACCGCGCAAGGCTGCGGCATGGGGCCGGCGATCGCTATGGACGCGACGCGCCGGATTCAAGCGATCCCCGGAGTCACGGAAGCCGACGTGCAGGTGGTGTGGGACCCGCCCTGGAGCCCGCACATGATTTCGGCCGAGGGCCGCGCGATCCTGGGCATGGAGT